The Armatimonadota bacterium region CCTCGGGTTCCAGGCCGCGCAGGCGCAGATGGTTACCAGCATCATCGGCGGACTGATCCTTCTGATCCTCGGCGGCTGGGCGGCCCTGAACGAAGAGGCACGGCGCAAGGTCTGGATCCAGTACGTGAACGGGCTCGTGGGCGTCTGGTTCGTCATCGCACCGTGGGTGCTCGGGTTCGCCGACCGGCCGGGTGAGATGTGGACCTCCCTGC contains the following coding sequences:
- a CDS encoding SPW repeat protein, with the translated sequence MTWANYVVALIGIWFIIAPFVLGFQAAQAQMVTSIIGGLILLILGGWAALNEEARRKVWIQYVNGLVGVWFVIAPWVLGFADRPGEMWTSLLGGLVTVVLCAWLAFSVLPRELATRR